In Achromobacter pestifer, the DNA window ATGGCGGCGGTGGAGCAGGCCTTGGCCGCCCAGTGACATGAACCGCGGCGTCTACTCTCTGGCGCTCAGGGCTCTGTCACCGCTGGTCTGGCTCTGGATGGGTCACCGCGCCCGGCGCGCGGGCGGCCAATGGGAGATCTTCTCTTCGGAACGCTTCGGCCACGCCGCGCCTGCCGTTGCCGCTGACGCGGTTACCGCGCCGTGGACGGCTCCCGTCTGGGTGCACGCCGTCAGCCTGGGCGAGACGCGCGCCGCGCAGCCTCTGCTGCAGGCCTTGCTGGACCGGGGGCTGCCGGTGCTGCTGACGCACATGACGGCCACCGGCCGGACCGAGGGCGCGCGCCAATACGCGGAGGCCATCGCCCGCGGGCAGTTGCACCAAGCATGGCTACCTTACGACTTTCCCGGGGCCACCCGCCGATTCATGGCGGCCTACCGGCCGCGCTGCGGCCTGCTCATCGAACGTGAGATCTGGCCGAACCTGCTGGCGGCCGCGCGTGGCGCGAGCGTGCCCATGGCGCTGGTCAGCGCCCGGTTTTCGGCGTCGTCGTTGCGGCAGGCGGGCAGGATGGGCAGCGTGATGCGCGAAGCGCTGGGCGGACTGGACTCGGTGCTGGCGCAGACCACCGAGGACGCCGATAGGCTCGTGCAGGCAGGGGCGCCGCCGCCCGTCGTGACGGGCAATCTGAAATTCGATCTGGTTCTGCCGGCAGCCCAGGTTGCCGCGGGGCAGGCCTGGCGCGAACGGCTGGGCCGGCGCGTGGT includes these proteins:
- a CDS encoding 3-deoxy-D-manno-octulosonic acid transferase, yielding MNRGVYSLALRALSPLVWLWMGHRARRAGGQWEIFSSERFGHAAPAVAADAVTAPWTAPVWVHAVSLGETRAAQPLLQALLDRGLPVLLTHMTATGRTEGARQYAEAIARGQLHQAWLPYDFPGATRRFMAAYRPRCGLLIEREIWPNLLAAARGASVPMALVSARFSASSLRQAGRMGSVMREALGGLDSVLAQTTEDADRLVQAGAPPPVVTGNLKFDLVLPAAQVAAGQAWRERLGRRVVAVASTREGEDSGFIEAIKRHAAMPGAPLFLLIPRHPQRFDEAARLLSEAGLPYVRRSEGLEPGLQTAVLLGDTLGEMAFHYAASDVAIVAGSFAPLGGQNLIEACAAGVPVVVGPHTFNFKQAAEDAIAAGAALRAADAGQAVDAAMALLADESRRQRAAEAALAWFRMHSGATGRTLDALAPWLRAGKAG